Proteins encoded within one genomic window of Hevea brasiliensis isolate MT/VB/25A 57/8 chromosome 8, ASM3005281v1, whole genome shotgun sequence:
- the LOC131168868 gene encoding 7-deoxyloganetic acid glucosyltransferase-like codes for MEQGSIPSPHILIFPAQGQGHVNATLKLAELLSLAGFKITFINFQYVQERLVRNTDVEARFSKYHGFQFKTIPVCRPDDPQRTERWRKLSVKSKPIFKRMVIESKPTVNYIIGDGVLGFVHDVAVEIGIPAIQMHCISACSFWTFFSIPDVVAAHQLPIKGKEDMDRLITKVPGMETFLRCRDLPAGFCQVSDISDPNLFFITNEIRKSQALIINTFEELEGPILSQIRTRYSKIYTIGPLHEHLKTKLRSIGKQELYSSSNSLWKVDGTCITWLDNQPSQSVLYVSFGSSTIVTRDQLMEFWYGLVNSKKKFLWVIRPESVINQDGDNLGEIPEELQEGGKARGYVVKWAPQEEVLAHKAIGGFLTHSGWNSTLESIAAGVPMICWPYFGDQQVNSRYVSEIWKLGLDMKDVCDRRVVEKMVNDLMVDRREEYVKSTARMQELARKSVSEDGSSSCCLNRLIEDIRLMNKKAYASDNDKDNLSR; via the exons TCTCCTCATATACTCATCTTTCCTGCCCAAGGCCAAGGACATGTAAACGCCACGCTCAAGCTAGCAGAGCTTTTGAGCCTTGCTGGCTTTAAGATTACCTTCATAAATTTCCAGTATGTACAGGAACGTCTAGTTCGTAATACAGATGTTGAAGCTCGTTTCTCCAAATATCATGGATTCCAATTCAAAACCATACCAGTTTGTCGGCCAGACGATCCTCAACGGACTGAGCGGTGGAGAAAGTTATCGGTGAAGAGCAAGCCAATTTTTAAGAGGATGGTGATTGAGAGTAAACCAACAGTTAACTATATCATAGGAGACGGGGTGTTGGGATTTGTCCATGATGTTGCCGTTGAGATTGGAATTCCTGCTATTCAGATGCATTGCATCAGTGCTTGCTCCTTCTGGACTTTCTTTTCTATTCCTGACGTTGTTGCAGCCCATCAACTTCCTATTAAAG GAAAAGAAGACATGGACAGGTTGATCACAAAAGTACCAGGAATGGAAACGTTTCTCCGATGCCGAGATCTTCCAGCAGGTTTCTGTCAAGTTAGCGACATATCAGaccctaatctcttcttcatCACCAACGAGATACGAAAATCCCAAGCACTTATCATCAACACCTTTGAAGAGCTAGAAGGACCAATACTTTCCCAAATACGCACTCGCTATTCTAAAATCTACACAATTGGACCTCTCCATGAGCATCTGAAAACAAAACTAAGAAGCATCGGAAAGCAAGAATTGTATTCATCCTCGAACAGTCTCTGGAAAGTTGACGGGACCTGCATCACATGGCTGGATAACCAGCCATCGCAATCTGTACTCTATGTAAGCTTTGGTAGCTCCACAATTGTGACAAGAGACCAGCTCATGGAATTCTGGTACGGTCTTGTTAATAGCAAGAAGAAGTTCTTATGGGTTATAAGGCCTGAATCTGTTATTAACCAAGATGGTGATAATCTTGGAGAAATTCCTGAGGAGCTTCAGGAGGGAGGAAAGGCAAGGGGATACGTTGTCAAATGGGCACCCCAGGAAGAGGTTTTGGCACATAAGGCAATTGGTGGGTTCTTGACACACAGTGGATGGAACTCCACTTTGGAGAGCATAGCGGCTGGTGTGCCTATGATTTGCTGGCCTTACTTTGGTGATCAGCAAGTGAATAGCAGGTATGTGAGTGAGATTTGGAAGCTGGGATTGGACATGAAGGATGTATGTGATAGAAGGGTTGTGGAGAAGATGGTGAATGATCTGATGGTGGATAGGAGGGAGGAGTATGTAAAGTCAACGGCTAGGATGCAAGAGTTGGCAAGAAAGAGCGTATCAGAAGATGGATCTTCTTCTTGTTGTCTGAACCGTCTGATCGAGGACATAAGGTTGATGAACAAGAAGGCATATGCCAGCGATAATGACAAGGATAACTTGTCACGATaa